GCCGCGCTGACGGCCGCCTCCTTCTCCACCAGCTGCGATTCCAGGGACTCCAGCACGAGCAGCAGCGCCCCAGCCTCGGTGGCCGTCAGGCGCAGCGGCGTGGTCATCCCCTGGTCCTCGGTGATGGTCACCGAGGTGCGGTTGGCGTTGAACGTCAGGTCGATGAGCTCCTCGGTGTGGGTGCCCACGCCGGAGGTATGCAGGCGCTGCAGGTCAGCGACGATCTGCCGGTGCTCGAGCCCGAGGTCCCTCGCGGCCTCGAAGAGACTGTGGTCCGGGTGCGCCCGGAAGTACGGGATGAGGTTCAGCGCCCGGACGAGGTCGGACATGCGGTCACTCATGAGGCGGCCTTTTCCAGCAGCTCGATCACGCGCCGCCTGATCTCGGCGGGCTTCTCGACGATCACTTCCGGCGCCGCCGCCGCGGCAGCGCGCACCAGCCAGTCGGCGTCGACGTTCGTCAGGGTGACCCGGCCGTCGACGGGCTCCCCGAATTCCCCGCCCCGACCGTCGGTGACGCTGAGTACGGCGTCGACAAGCTGGCTCCGGGCGCTGAGCGATCCCCGCACGATGTCCTGGAGGTTGCCCTCGGCCGGGTGCTCGGCGCTCTCCCCGGTGGTGTGCACGTCGCTGAGGCGCACGGCGCGGAAGCTGCGCGGGGCCTCGCGGTCGAGGTCGTATCCCACCAGGTAGACGCGGCCCGCCTCGGGCACCAGGCCCCAAGGGTCCATGGTGCGTTGCTGCGGCTCGTCGGTGGGGCTGGCGCGGTAGGTGAAGGAAATGCGGCGTTTCCGGGCGACGGCGGTGAGGATCGTGGACAGGACCGTGGGTTCCAGGCGGGTGGTGTCGTTGTACGGCGTGTAGGACGCTAGCTGGGGGCCGGAGAGGTCGCGGCGCGC
This sequence is a window from Corynebacterium doosanense CAU 212 = DSM 45436. Protein-coding genes within it:
- a CDS encoding helix-turn-helix transcriptional regulator, whose protein sequence is MNSSDEDILYRRTNLTFALLGAPKGRSREWIRRNVDGYQKVSEKTLQRDLRILRSIGVPLVITGDEIAVASDARDLPAIDFTPAEATAVGMAGELGKAGALGAFARSGWTKIAAAGARRDLSGPQLASYTPYNDTTRLEPTVLSTILTAVARKRRISFTYRASPTDEPQQRTMDPWGLVPEAGRVYLVGYDLDREAPRSFRAVRLSDVHTTGESAEHPAEGNLQDIVRGSLSARSQLVDAVLSVTDGRGGEFGEPVDGRVTLTNVDADWLVRAAAAAAPEVIVEKPAEIRRRVIELLEKAAS